One window of Acidimicrobiales bacterium genomic DNA carries:
- a CDS encoding EamA family transporter, whose translation MAILLGLAVAAAYGSADFLGGLTSRRSPVLAVMATSQAAGITLLAVVLAVLPDADPTRRDLLLGAGVGVVGCVAVGFLYRGLSVGRMSVVAPVTAVGSAVLPVAWGVVAAGERPAAPAALGVVLAVVAVVLVAGSSEAGGDETVAGRPPAASPRTELLLAAGAGAGFGTGFVLLSETGDDAGLWPVAVSRPTSLVILLVLAAATRRSPLAARPDRPLVALSGVLDIAANALFLAASRAGLLSVVAALAALYPAGTVLLARVVLDERLSRTQAAGLAV comes from the coding sequence GTGGCCATCCTGCTCGGGCTCGCCGTCGCGGCCGCGTACGGGTCGGCCGACTTCCTCGGCGGCCTGACCTCGCGGCGGTCCCCGGTGCTCGCCGTGATGGCGACGTCCCAGGCGGCCGGGATCACCCTGCTGGCGGTCGTCCTCGCCGTGCTCCCCGACGCCGACCCGACCCGGCGCGACCTCCTCCTCGGGGCCGGCGTCGGCGTGGTCGGCTGCGTGGCGGTCGGGTTCCTCTACCGGGGCCTGTCCGTCGGGCGGATGAGCGTGGTCGCCCCGGTCACCGCCGTCGGGTCGGCCGTCCTGCCCGTCGCCTGGGGGGTCGTCGCCGCCGGGGAGCGCCCCGCCGCCCCTGCCGCGCTCGGCGTGGTGCTGGCCGTCGTGGCCGTCGTGCTCGTCGCCGGCTCGTCGGAGGCGGGCGGCGACGAGACCGTCGCCGGGCGCCCGCCGGCTGCGTCCCCGAGGACCGAGCTGCTGCTCGCCGCCGGCGCCGGCGCCGGGTTCGGGACGGGGTTCGTGCTGCTGTCCGAGACCGGCGACGACGCCGGCCTGTGGCCGGTCGCCGTGTCCCGGCCGACGTCGCTCGTCATCCTGCTCGTGCTGGCCGCCGCCACCCGCCGGTCGCCGCTCGCCGCCCGGCCCGACCGCCCCCTCGTCGCCCTGTCCGGCGTGCTGGACATCGCCGCCAACGCGCTGTTCCTCGCCGCCAGCCGGGCCGGCCTCCTGTCGGTGGTCGCCGCCCTCGCCGCGCTCTACCCGGCCGGCACCGTGCTGCTGGCCCGCGTCGTCCTCGACGAGCGCCTGAGCCGCACCCAGGCGGCCGGCCTCGCCGTC